The nucleotide sequence ACGCAGCCGCAGAAAGTCTGCTTTCGAATCTGTTAAATTATATTCATGTCTCAAAAGATCGGATTTTGAATGTTCAATACTCTTGAGAATTTCAAGATATTTTACCGGAACAGGCGTATCAGAACGAGATCAACCCAAACGCAAGAGCGTATTTAATGTAGTCGGCCTGATTATTGATTGGCAGTTTTTTTCGAATGCCGGCCCGATGATTCTGCACGGTTGCTCTTGAAATTTCCAAACGGGCCGCTATGTCCGAATTGTTCATCCCTTCAGCTACCAGAGTAAGAATTTCAATCTCCCGGTCTGACAGCTCATTAAACCGATTTCTGTTTACTTGTATAAATCGTTGCAGGTTCGGCACCTTGCTGAACAGTTCCATTATCCGCTTTCTGGTTTCTTCTTGTTTCTCCATTGTTTTCGCTTTATAAATT is from Gracilimonas sp. and encodes:
- a CDS encoding helix-turn-helix transcriptional regulator; this translates as MEKQEETRKRIMELFSKVPNLQRFIQVNRNRFNELSDREIEILTLVAEGMNNSDIAARLEISRATVQNHRAGIRKKLPINNQADYIKYALAFGLISF